In Oncorhynchus clarkii lewisi isolate Uvic-CL-2024 chromosome 16, UVic_Ocla_1.0, whole genome shotgun sequence, one genomic interval encodes:
- the LOC139368083 gene encoding nuclear distribution protein nudE-like 1-A isoform X2, whose product MYTMDTDMIPKFSSKDEEINFWKALSLKYKKNCQEAQEELLEFQEGSRELEAELETQLGQAEHRMRDLHSENSRLKNEVDSLKEKLEQQYAQSYKQINMLEGDLGQTRGIKEQLHKYVRELEQSNDDLERAKRATIVSLEDFEQRLNQAIERNAFLESELDEKESLLVSVQRLKDEARDLRQELAVRERNTDLTRMSAPSSPTQEDNDKMDSSVQASLSLPATPLTNSLDNAFANPTELSNGLGNSLTPSARISALNIVGDLLRKVGALESKLAACRNFAKDQKARKSYAITENGNVINGNTAKFSHTLHMTSSYYDKTRAVNGLDPGTLTAITAPPAPSLPGLLPLIM is encoded by the exons ATGTATACCATGGACACTGATATGATTCCAAAATTCTCCTCGAAAGACGAGGAGATTAACTTCTGGAAGGCTCTTTCCCTCAAGTACAAGAAAAA TTGCCAGGAGGCTCAGGAGGAGCTGCTGGAGTTTCAGGAGGGCAGCAGAGAGCTGGAGGCAGAGCTGGAAACCCAGCTGGGGCAGGCTGAGCACCGCATGAGAGACCTGCACTCTGAGAACAGCAGGCTCAAGAACGAGGTGGACTCACTCAAG gagaaactggagcagcagtatgCCCAAAGCTACAAGCAGATCAACATGCTGGAGGGTGACCTGGGTCAGACCCGGGGCATCAAGGAGCAGCTCCACAAATACGTCCGGGAGCTGGAGCAGTCCAACGACGACCTGGAAAGAGCCAAGAG GGCTACAATTGTGTCCCTGGAGGATTTTGAGCAGCGTCTGAACCAGGCCATCGAGAGGAATGCCTTCCTGGAGAGCGAGCTTGATGAGAAAGAGTCCCTCCTGGTCTCAGTACAGAGATTAAAAGATGAGGCCAGAG ACCTACGACAAGAGCTCGCCGTCCGAGAGCGAAATACGGACTTGACCAGGATGTCAGCACCCTCCTCGCCCACCCAGGAGGACAACGACAAGATGGATTCCTCTGTCCAGGCCTCACTGTCTCTCCCAGCCACGCCGCTCACCAATAGTCTGGACAACGCCTTCGCCAACCCAACAG AGTTGTCAAACGGCCTTGGTAACTCACTAACTCCCTCTGCCAGAATATCAGCACTCAACATCGTAGGTGACCTGCTTCGGAAAGTAGGG GCTCTGGAGTCTAAGCTGGCAGCCTGCAGGAACTTTGCCAAGGACCAGAAAGCCAGAAAGTCTTATGCCATCACGGAAAACGGGAACGTGATCAACGGCAACACAGCCAAGTTCTCCCATACCCTCCACATGACGTCGTCGTACTACGACAAAAC CAGGGCGGTGAACGGCCTGGACCCTGGCACTCTGACAGCCATCACAGCaccccctgctccctccctccctggcctCCTACCTCTCATCATGTGA
- the LOC139368083 gene encoding nuclear distribution protein nudE-like 1-A isoform X3 produces MYTMDTDMIPKFSSKDEEINFWKALSLKYKKNCQEAQEELLEFQEGSRELEAELETQLGQAEHRMRDLHSENSRLKNEVDSLKEKLEQQYAQSYKQINMLEGDLGQTRGIKEQLHKYVRELEQSNDDLERAKRATIVSLEDFEQRLNQAIERNAFLESELDEKESLLVSVQRLKDEARDLRQELAVRERNTDLTRMSAPSSPTQEDNDKMDSSVQASLSLPATPLTNSLDNAFANPTELSNGLGNSLTPSARISALNIVGDLLRKVGALESKLAACRNFAKDQKARKSYAITENGNVINGNTAKFSHTLHMTSSYYDKTRERVIFPALLLGR; encoded by the exons ATGTATACCATGGACACTGATATGATTCCAAAATTCTCCTCGAAAGACGAGGAGATTAACTTCTGGAAGGCTCTTTCCCTCAAGTACAAGAAAAA TTGCCAGGAGGCTCAGGAGGAGCTGCTGGAGTTTCAGGAGGGCAGCAGAGAGCTGGAGGCAGAGCTGGAAACCCAGCTGGGGCAGGCTGAGCACCGCATGAGAGACCTGCACTCTGAGAACAGCAGGCTCAAGAACGAGGTGGACTCACTCAAG gagaaactggagcagcagtatgCCCAAAGCTACAAGCAGATCAACATGCTGGAGGGTGACCTGGGTCAGACCCGGGGCATCAAGGAGCAGCTCCACAAATACGTCCGGGAGCTGGAGCAGTCCAACGACGACCTGGAAAGAGCCAAGAG GGCTACAATTGTGTCCCTGGAGGATTTTGAGCAGCGTCTGAACCAGGCCATCGAGAGGAATGCCTTCCTGGAGAGCGAGCTTGATGAGAAAGAGTCCCTCCTGGTCTCAGTACAGAGATTAAAAGATGAGGCCAGAG ACCTACGACAAGAGCTCGCCGTCCGAGAGCGAAATACGGACTTGACCAGGATGTCAGCACCCTCCTCGCCCACCCAGGAGGACAACGACAAGATGGATTCCTCTGTCCAGGCCTCACTGTCTCTCCCAGCCACGCCGCTCACCAATAGTCTGGACAACGCCTTCGCCAACCCAACAG AGTTGTCAAACGGCCTTGGTAACTCACTAACTCCCTCTGCCAGAATATCAGCACTCAACATCGTAGGTGACCTGCTTCGGAAAGTAGGG GCTCTGGAGTCTAAGCTGGCAGCCTGCAGGAACTTTGCCAAGGACCAGAAAGCCAGAAAGTCTTATGCCATCACGGAAAACGGGAACGTGATCAACGGCAACACAGCCAAGTTCTCCCATACCCTCCACATGACGTCGTCGTACTACGACAAAAC gagagagagggtcatattCCCTGCATTACTTCTGG GGCGGTGA
- the LOC139368083 gene encoding nuclear distribution protein nudE-like 1-A isoform X4, which yields MYTMDTDMIPKFSSKDEEINFWKALSLKYKKNCQEAQEELLEFQEGSRELEAELETQLGQAEHRMRDLHSENSRLKNEVDSLKEKLEQQYAQSYKQINMLEGDLGQTRGIKEQLHKYVRELEQSNDDLERAKRATIVSLEDFEQRLNQAIERNAFLESELDEKESLLVSVQRLKDEARDLRQELAVRERNTDLTRMSAPSSPTQEDNDKMDSSVQASLSLPATPLTNSLDNAFANPTELSNGLGNSLTPSARISALNIVGDLLRKVGALESKLAACRNFAKDQKARKSYAITENGNVINGNTAKFSHTLHMTSSYYDKTRERVIFPALLLAGR from the exons ATGTATACCATGGACACTGATATGATTCCAAAATTCTCCTCGAAAGACGAGGAGATTAACTTCTGGAAGGCTCTTTCCCTCAAGTACAAGAAAAA TTGCCAGGAGGCTCAGGAGGAGCTGCTGGAGTTTCAGGAGGGCAGCAGAGAGCTGGAGGCAGAGCTGGAAACCCAGCTGGGGCAGGCTGAGCACCGCATGAGAGACCTGCACTCTGAGAACAGCAGGCTCAAGAACGAGGTGGACTCACTCAAG gagaaactggagcagcagtatgCCCAAAGCTACAAGCAGATCAACATGCTGGAGGGTGACCTGGGTCAGACCCGGGGCATCAAGGAGCAGCTCCACAAATACGTCCGGGAGCTGGAGCAGTCCAACGACGACCTGGAAAGAGCCAAGAG GGCTACAATTGTGTCCCTGGAGGATTTTGAGCAGCGTCTGAACCAGGCCATCGAGAGGAATGCCTTCCTGGAGAGCGAGCTTGATGAGAAAGAGTCCCTCCTGGTCTCAGTACAGAGATTAAAAGATGAGGCCAGAG ACCTACGACAAGAGCTCGCCGTCCGAGAGCGAAATACGGACTTGACCAGGATGTCAGCACCCTCCTCGCCCACCCAGGAGGACAACGACAAGATGGATTCCTCTGTCCAGGCCTCACTGTCTCTCCCAGCCACGCCGCTCACCAATAGTCTGGACAACGCCTTCGCCAACCCAACAG AGTTGTCAAACGGCCTTGGTAACTCACTAACTCCCTCTGCCAGAATATCAGCACTCAACATCGTAGGTGACCTGCTTCGGAAAGTAGGG GCTCTGGAGTCTAAGCTGGCAGCCTGCAGGAACTTTGCCAAGGACCAGAAAGCCAGAAAGTCTTATGCCATCACGGAAAACGGGAACGTGATCAACGGCAACACAGCCAAGTTCTCCCATACCCTCCACATGACGTCGTCGTACTACGACAAAAC gagagagagggtcatattCCCTGCATTACTTCTGG CAGGGCGGTGA
- the LOC139368083 gene encoding nuclear distribution protein nudE-like 1-A isoform X1 has protein sequence MYTMDTDMIPKFSSKDEEINFWKALSLKYKKNCQEAQEELLEFQEGSRELEAELETQLGQAEHRMRDLHSENSRLKNEVDSLKEKLEQQYAQSYKQINMLEGDLGQTRGIKEQLHKYVRELEQSNDDLERAKRATIVSLEDFEQRLNQAIERNAFLESELDEKESLLVSVQRLKDEARDLRQELAVRERNTDLTRMSAPSSPTQEDNDKMDSSVQASLSLPATPLTNSLDNAFANPTELSNGLGNSLTPSARISALNIVGDLLRKVGALESKLAACRNFAKDQKARKSYAITENGNVINGNTAKFSHTLHMTSSYYDKTRERVIFPALLLGNGLPPPMLMMCGEQGGERPGPWHSDSHHSTPCSLPPWPPTSHHVTVTDTTPQLNPPHTHPANGQGYILKQKAL, from the exons ATGTATACCATGGACACTGATATGATTCCAAAATTCTCCTCGAAAGACGAGGAGATTAACTTCTGGAAGGCTCTTTCCCTCAAGTACAAGAAAAA TTGCCAGGAGGCTCAGGAGGAGCTGCTGGAGTTTCAGGAGGGCAGCAGAGAGCTGGAGGCAGAGCTGGAAACCCAGCTGGGGCAGGCTGAGCACCGCATGAGAGACCTGCACTCTGAGAACAGCAGGCTCAAGAACGAGGTGGACTCACTCAAG gagaaactggagcagcagtatgCCCAAAGCTACAAGCAGATCAACATGCTGGAGGGTGACCTGGGTCAGACCCGGGGCATCAAGGAGCAGCTCCACAAATACGTCCGGGAGCTGGAGCAGTCCAACGACGACCTGGAAAGAGCCAAGAG GGCTACAATTGTGTCCCTGGAGGATTTTGAGCAGCGTCTGAACCAGGCCATCGAGAGGAATGCCTTCCTGGAGAGCGAGCTTGATGAGAAAGAGTCCCTCCTGGTCTCAGTACAGAGATTAAAAGATGAGGCCAGAG ACCTACGACAAGAGCTCGCCGTCCGAGAGCGAAATACGGACTTGACCAGGATGTCAGCACCCTCCTCGCCCACCCAGGAGGACAACGACAAGATGGATTCCTCTGTCCAGGCCTCACTGTCTCTCCCAGCCACGCCGCTCACCAATAGTCTGGACAACGCCTTCGCCAACCCAACAG AGTTGTCAAACGGCCTTGGTAACTCACTAACTCCCTCTGCCAGAATATCAGCACTCAACATCGTAGGTGACCTGCTTCGGAAAGTAGGG GCTCTGGAGTCTAAGCTGGCAGCCTGCAGGAACTTTGCCAAGGACCAGAAAGCCAGAAAGTCTTATGCCATCACGGAAAACGGGAACGTGATCAACGGCAACACAGCCAAGTTCTCCCATACCCTCCACATGACGTCGTCGTACTACGACAAAAC gagagagagggtcatattCCCTGCATTACTTCTGGGTAATGGTCTTCCTCCTCCGATGCTGATGATGTGTGGGGAA CAGGGCGGTGAACGGCCTGGACCCTGGCACTCTGACAGCCATCACAGCaccccctgctccctccctccctggcctCCTACCTCTCATCATGTGACAGTGACAGACACCACACCCCAATTgaatcccccccacacacaccctgccaATGGACAAGGCTATATCCTTAAACAGAAAGCATTGTGA